In one Pseudomonas fitomaticsae genomic region, the following are encoded:
- a CDS encoding Ig-like domain-containing protein, producing MDTTDDDVNDEPFAELSGAPLSGNTESSSEDPDSHADNSDPAVPFITDSPITAPGPKAFIARTRGYQVIGRNMGIFNSIQMDFHGPNNEFHTKTVRDAFRYTTEFDLGAGQHEIHYRKHADNQWKEWYNSTPFFAANPPLITTPPGTVFPTTTPTITGTGQAGAKVQLWRNGMPHSSVSYVSGTSGVGTWSLTTYTSSEGSLTVSVREEYTGWEGRIESSPVSFTITLPVADPFIDDPKPNQVITVANPTISGRGQNGASIDIWRQGGAGGIYGTGTVQGTGWRVTLTKPLPNGQFIFHAEQITSSGNRKWSTPVPVEVRLKPGTLLIANPPANSIVNRTFDVSGIGGAAGADIKVMLDLQDRVVGATRAQGDSWSASVTLPDDVPPGEIRLACEQILNGIPSDRSLYRPFKLSPPQPTKLTVQVDAQSKVTLGGVGHIGATFHLHVLGNMTPFHSFTVATSPWTVLFPDWLPSFSLVVGRQSVPDSAGQPIYSGWTPESTTVVVPVPRPTLSFRVSPDGIPTFSGTGRNWAGQPASRVEVRLNYNGDVIVPIVDVRADMTWSSTATARWAPGTYEVSAIQRFAELPSPWSVPVFVVIPAPPAVIEKVTPNGLFAKVVGQCWPGAELTITFGDNPASHPVADTDKDGQWDFQRPAAFRPGTHTVTVTQTFGGQTSHPVSLSFDIAVKVLVITPPPGGQTDHLPVLQGIGGIEGFTIRVFDFVTHEQLGETLATGDDWSVPLKELDYGSHTVFAVQELGGLQSQPSTPVTFDVVLSAPRIDFPKTGTSVPRTFTVEGYARAGKGFDRTEVEVYLDDAPHRVYPNFADGYFKQQFTRPLGPCVLKARQYFKDQESPLSQDVLVTIVPDKALIETPAMGEAVGRTATICGFGYPEDTVVVALPDGSELGQAAVQGDGTWFCLVELPGTGTDLSLVTEQRKGEYRSGWSEPWPVPLLAAPPTFDEPGEGKWEGATPEFAGGALAESRVDVVAWYDADKKHANALVTNGGRWAGASERNLPAGPQWARAVQVVDGKRSMPADSKRFEIAPSDEPPRRHPTPE from the coding sequence ATGGACACAACAGACGATGATGTCAATGACGAACCATTTGCCGAATTGTCTGGAGCACCTCTTTCTGGAAATACCGAGAGCTCATCCGAAGATCCAGATTCACACGCTGATAATTCAGATCCGGCAGTGCCCTTCATTACCGATTCCCCCATTACCGCTCCCGGTCCCAAAGCCTTCATTGCCAGGACAAGGGGGTATCAGGTAATCGGAAGAAACATGGGGATATTCAATTCGATTCAAATGGATTTTCACGGCCCGAACAATGAGTTCCATACGAAGACTGTAAGGGATGCATTCCGATACACCACTGAATTTGACTTGGGAGCGGGGCAACACGAAATCCATTACCGGAAGCATGCCGATAATCAGTGGAAGGAATGGTACAACTCCACTCCTTTCTTTGCCGCAAATCCACCGCTAATCACGACACCACCCGGAACCGTTTTCCCTACAACCACCCCTACGATAACGGGCACCGGGCAGGCCGGTGCAAAGGTCCAGTTGTGGCGCAATGGTATGCCTCATAGCAGCGTGAGTTATGTATCTGGCACAAGTGGTGTGGGAACCTGGTCATTGACGACTTACACTTCGTCCGAGGGGAGTCTTACAGTCTCAGTTCGAGAGGAATACACCGGCTGGGAAGGCCGCATAGAGTCGAGTCCTGTCTCCTTCACAATAACGTTACCGGTCGCGGATCCTTTCATCGATGATCCGAAACCGAATCAAGTCATCACCGTGGCCAATCCAACGATCAGTGGTAGAGGCCAGAATGGCGCAAGTATTGATATCTGGAGGCAAGGTGGTGCTGGCGGGATCTATGGGACGGGCACCGTTCAGGGCACTGGGTGGCGCGTTACCCTGACTAAACCCTTGCCGAACGGCCAATTCATTTTTCATGCCGAGCAGATCACCTCATCGGGGAATAGAAAGTGGTCCACCCCGGTGCCTGTCGAAGTCCGTCTCAAACCCGGCACCCTGCTCATTGCCAATCCTCCAGCCAATTCAATTGTTAACCGTACATTTGATGTCAGCGGGATCGGGGGGGCAGCGGGAGCCGATATCAAGGTTATGCTTGATCTTCAGGACAGGGTGGTCGGCGCCACTCGAGCGCAAGGCGATAGCTGGAGCGCGTCCGTCACTCTCCCGGACGACGTCCCGCCAGGGGAAATCCGCCTCGCTTGCGAGCAAATACTCAACGGTATTCCTTCCGATCGAAGTCTGTATCGCCCGTTCAAACTTAGCCCCCCACAACCCACCAAACTAACGGTACAGGTCGATGCCCAAAGCAAGGTGACCCTCGGAGGTGTCGGACATATCGGCGCGACGTTCCATCTCCACGTCCTGGGCAACATGACGCCTTTCCACTCCTTTACCGTGGCAACTTCGCCCTGGACGGTACTCTTCCCCGATTGGTTGCCGAGTTTTTCGCTGGTCGTCGGCCGACAAAGTGTGCCCGACAGTGCAGGGCAGCCGATCTATTCTGGCTGGACGCCGGAGAGCACCACGGTCGTGGTGCCCGTTCCTCGTCCCACATTGAGTTTTCGCGTCAGCCCGGACGGCATTCCCACCTTCTCCGGTACGGGCAGGAACTGGGCCGGTCAACCGGCTTCCAGGGTAGAGGTTCGGCTGAACTACAATGGCGACGTGATCGTTCCGATCGTCGACGTTCGCGCAGATATGACCTGGTCCAGCACGGCAACCGCACGCTGGGCTCCCGGTACGTATGAGGTTTCGGCTATTCAGCGGTTCGCAGAGCTGCCGTCTCCATGGAGTGTGCCTGTTTTCGTGGTCATCCCCGCCCCCCCTGCCGTTATCGAAAAAGTGACCCCGAACGGCTTGTTTGCAAAGGTCGTTGGCCAATGCTGGCCGGGAGCGGAGCTGACGATCACGTTCGGCGACAATCCTGCCTCCCATCCGGTTGCGGATACGGACAAGGACGGGCAATGGGATTTTCAGCGCCCCGCGGCGTTTCGCCCTGGCACGCACACGGTCACGGTCACGCAGACTTTCGGCGGGCAAACCTCTCATCCGGTGTCCCTGTCCTTCGATATAGCGGTGAAAGTACTAGTGATCACCCCGCCACCCGGTGGGCAAACGGATCATTTGCCGGTATTGCAAGGCATCGGCGGGATCGAAGGTTTCACGATCAGGGTTTTCGATTTCGTGACCCACGAGCAGTTGGGAGAGACGCTCGCAACAGGGGATGACTGGTCGGTGCCGCTCAAGGAACTCGACTACGGATCCCACACCGTTTTCGCCGTACAGGAACTGGGTGGCCTGCAGTCACAACCCAGCACTCCGGTCACCTTTGATGTGGTGTTGTCTGCACCCAGGATTGACTTTCCAAAAACAGGAACATCAGTCCCCCGGACATTCACGGTCGAAGGTTATGCCAGAGCGGGGAAAGGATTCGACCGGACGGAGGTCGAGGTGTACCTCGACGACGCTCCCCATCGTGTTTATCCGAATTTTGCCGACGGGTATTTCAAACAACAATTCACACGGCCATTGGGGCCATGCGTACTGAAAGCCCGGCAGTACTTCAAGGATCAGGAGTCGCCACTCAGCCAGGATGTGCTGGTCACGATCGTTCCCGACAAGGCACTCATTGAAACGCCAGCTATGGGTGAGGCTGTCGGACGGACTGCGACGATCTGCGGGTTCGGATACCCGGAAGATACGGTTGTGGTTGCCTTGCCTGATGGTTCGGAGCTGGGGCAGGCCGCAGTTCAGGGGGACGGAACGTGGTTCTGTCTGGTCGAGCTTCCTGGTACTGGCACCGACCTTTCACTCGTCACCGAGCAGCGCAAGGGTGAGTACCGCTCGGGTTGGTCTGAGCCCTGGCCCGTGCCGCTGCTTGCGGCCCCACCCACTTTTGACGAACCGGGGGAGGGCAAGTGGGAGGGAGCAACGCCCGAATTCGCAGGCGGTGCTCTGGCGGAGTCGCGGGTTGATGTGGTCGCCTGGTACGACGCCGACAAGAAGCATGCCAACGCTCTTGTGACCAACGGAGGACGTTGGGCCGGCGCATCCGAACGAAATCTGCCTGCCGGCCCGCAATGGGCCCGGGCTGTGCAGGTCGTGGATGGAAAACGCTCCATGCCCGCTGACAGCAAACGATTCGAAATAGCGCCATCGGACGAGCCGCCCCGCCGTCATCCAACTCCCGAGTGA
- a CDS encoding DUF6124 family protein, whose amino-acid sequence MKKPVPNPPSDTDPKDPTDQPDPVSPYASIDSKKLHDAAHRALDFYLNPKAEKPRNSVDRGMQMFKVDPEINPEAIAIQTYETFSSVSILLLDLADSLDDKPRHLAMAIYQLSEMGLLLAERTLDNERAIAIGA is encoded by the coding sequence ATGAAAAAGCCAGTCCCAAATCCCCCTTCGGACACCGATCCAAAGGACCCGACCGATCAACCCGATCCGGTCTCCCCCTACGCTTCAATCGATTCAAAGAAACTCCACGACGCGGCCCACCGGGCCCTCGACTTCTACCTCAACCCCAAGGCCGAAAAGCCGCGCAACTCGGTGGATCGCGGCATGCAGATGTTCAAGGTCGATCCCGAGATCAACCCGGAAGCCATCGCCATCCAGACCTACGAAACCTTTTCTTCGGTGAGCATTCTGTTGCTGGACCTGGCCGACAGCCTGGACGACAAGCCACGGCACCTGGCGATGGCAATCTATCAGTTGAGCGAGATGGGATTGCTGCTGGCGGAGCGAACGCTGGATAACGAGCGGGCGATTGCGATAGGCGCGTAA
- a CDS encoding PilZ domain-containing protein translates to MFTDRRIERHQLPYFLRVFNSVTDKPIGFLGNVSEDGLMLISQLPMMIGAEFKLRLKIPLGEGCQQVIDLSACCLWCHEDATPRHYDAGFSLYRTPPEYGQLVEALKQYFSFQPLPASA, encoded by the coding sequence ATGTTTACCGACCGTCGAATCGAACGGCACCAGTTGCCGTATTTTCTGCGAGTGTTCAACAGCGTCACCGATAAGCCTATCGGCTTTCTGGGCAACGTCTCCGAAGACGGGCTGATGCTCATCAGCCAGTTGCCGATGATGATCGGTGCCGAATTCAAATTGCGTCTGAAAATTCCCCTGGGCGAGGGCTGCCAGCAGGTCATCGACCTCAGCGCCTGCTGCCTGTGGTGCCATGAAGACGCCACGCCCCGGCATTACGACGCCGGTTTCAGCCTGTACCGCACGCCCCCGGAATATGGGCAACTGGTCGAGGCGTTGAAGCAGTACTTCAGTTTTCAGCCGTTGCCGGCTTCGGCCTGA
- a CDS encoding tetratricopeptide repeat protein, whose product MRFVPIAALALSVLAVTGCTRWSMNHHLNNAYSAYDRGNCEQVMLELSKVERASRARPYVWPEVSMMRGQCLERQKMFVDAAQTYQFIIASYPDSEYAYRARARLETLQSLGHYPTRSAAAVVRPTRF is encoded by the coding sequence ATGCGATTCGTGCCCATTGCCGCCCTTGCCCTCAGCGTCCTCGCCGTCACGGGCTGCACCCGTTGGTCGATGAACCATCATTTGAACAACGCCTACAGCGCCTACGACCGGGGCAACTGCGAGCAAGTGATGCTCGAACTGTCCAAGGTCGAACGCGCCAGCCGTGCCCGCCCTTACGTGTGGCCGGAAGTGTCGATGATGCGCGGCCAGTGCCTCGAGCGGCAGAAAATGTTCGTCGATGCGGCGCAGACCTATCAGTTCATCATCGCCTCTTACCCCGACAGCGAATACGCCTACCGCGCCCGTGCGCGTCTGGAAACCCTGCAGAGCCTGGGTCACTACCCGACCCGCAGTGCAGCGGCCGTTGTACGTCCAACCCGCTTCTGA
- the pyk gene encoding pyruvate kinase yields MSVRRTKIVATLGPASNSPEVLEQLILAGLDVARLNFSHGTPDEHKARAKLVRDLAAKHGRFVALLGDLQGPKIRIAKFANKRIELKIGDKFTFSTSHPLTEGNQQVVGIDYPDLVKDCGVGDELLLDDGRVVMRVETATATELNCVVTIGGPLSDHKGINRRGGGLTAPALTEKDKADIKLAAEMEVDYLAVSFPRDAADMNYARQLRDEAGGTAWLVAKIERAEAVADDETLDGLIQASDAVMVARGDLGVEIGDAELVGIQKKIILHARRHNKAVIVATQMMESMIQNPMPTRAEVSDVANAVLDYTDAVMLSAESAAGQYPLEAVQAMARICVGAEKHPTGKTSSHRIGKEFSRCDESIALATMYTANHFPGVKAIIALTESGYTPLIMSRIRSSVPIYAFTPHREAQARAAMFRGVYTVPFDPASLAPNEVSQKAIDELVKRGVVEKGDWVILTKGDSYHTTGGTNGMKILHVGDPQV; encoded by the coding sequence ATGTCCGTCCGTCGTACCAAAATCGTCGCTACCCTTGGCCCGGCCAGTAACTCGCCGGAAGTTCTCGAACAGCTGATTCTGGCTGGCCTGGACGTCGCCCGTCTGAACTTCTCCCACGGCACCCCCGACGAGCACAAGGCTCGCGCGAAGCTGGTGCGTGACCTCGCTGCCAAGCACGGCCGCTTTGTCGCCCTGCTGGGTGACCTGCAAGGCCCGAAAATCCGTATCGCCAAATTCGCCAACAAGCGCATCGAGCTGAAGATCGGTGACAAGTTCACCTTCTCCACCAGCCATCCGCTGACCGAAGGCAACCAGCAAGTAGTCGGCATCGATTACCCGGACCTGGTCAAGGACTGCGGCGTGGGCGACGAGCTGCTGCTCGACGACGGCCGAGTGGTGATGCGCGTTGAAACCGCCACCGCGACCGAGCTGAACTGCGTCGTGACCATCGGCGGACCGCTGTCCGACCACAAAGGCATCAACCGTCGCGGTGGCGGCCTGACCGCGCCGGCCCTGACTGAAAAAGACAAGGCCGACATCAAGCTCGCCGCTGAAATGGAAGTCGACTACCTCGCCGTGTCCTTCCCGCGTGACGCTGCCGACATGAACTACGCCCGTCAACTGCGCGACGAAGCCGGCGGCACCGCCTGGCTGGTGGCGAAGATCGAACGCGCCGAAGCCGTGGCCGACGACGAGACCCTCGACGGTCTGATCCAGGCTTCCGACGCGGTGATGGTTGCCCGTGGTGACCTGGGTGTGGAAATCGGCGACGCCGAGCTTGTGGGCATCCAGAAGAAAATCATTCTGCACGCACGCCGCCACAACAAGGCGGTGATCGTGGCGACCCAGATGATGGAGTCGATGATCCAGAACCCGATGCCGACCCGCGCCGAAGTGTCCGACGTGGCCAACGCCGTGCTCGACTACACCGACGCCGTGATGCTGTCCGCCGAATCCGCCGCCGGCCAGTACCCGCTGGAAGCCGTGCAGGCGATGGCGCGCATCTGCGTCGGTGCTGAAAAGCACCCGACCGGCAAGACCTCCAGCCACCGCATCGGCAAGGAATTCAGCCGCTGCGACGAGAGCATCGCGCTGGCGACCATGTACACCGCCAACCACTTCCCGGGCGTCAAGGCGATCATCGCGCTGACCGAAAGCGGTTACACCCCGCTGATCATGTCGCGTATCCGTTCCTCGGTGCCGATCTACGCGTTCACCCCGCACCGCGAAGCCCAGGCCCGCGCGGCGATGTTCCGTGGCGTGTACACCGTGCCGTTCGACCCGGCTTCGCTGGCACCGAACGAAGTCAGCCAGAAAGCCATCGACGAGCTGGTCAAGCGCGGCGTGGTGGAGAAAGGCGACTGGGTCATCCTGACCAAGGGCGACAGCTACCACACCACCGGCGGCACCAACGGCATGAAGATCCTGCACGTGGGCGACCCGCAGGTCTGA
- a CDS encoding enoyl-CoA hydratase-related protein: MPEAILLHRERGLLTLRLNRPDKKNALTRAMYSQLAEALKQADRDPEINAVLITGSAECFTAGNDIADFIQQPPSDLDSPVFHFMLNLLECRKPVIAAVAGAAVGIGTTLLLHCDLVYVARDARLRMPFVNLGLCPEFGSSLILPRLLGQAKASELLLLGEGFTGEQAAQWGIATEALGSGEAALARAREMALRFDELPAEAVRISKQLMRAPDRELIRKVIEEEGALFTQRLRSPEALAALTGFIKRH, translated from the coding sequence ATGCCCGAAGCCATCCTGCTGCACCGCGAACGCGGTTTGCTGACCCTGCGCCTCAACCGCCCGGACAAGAAAAACGCCCTGACCCGCGCCATGTACAGCCAGTTGGCCGAGGCGCTGAAACAGGCCGATCGCGACCCCGAAATCAACGCCGTGCTGATCACCGGCAGCGCCGAGTGCTTCACCGCCGGCAACGACATCGCCGACTTCATCCAGCAACCGCCGAGCGACCTCGACAGCCCGGTGTTTCATTTCATGCTCAATCTGCTGGAGTGCCGCAAACCGGTGATCGCCGCCGTGGCCGGGGCGGCGGTGGGGATTGGTACGACGCTGCTGTTGCATTGCGATCTGGTGTACGTGGCGCGGGATGCGCGGTTGCGCATGCCGTTCGTCAATCTCGGGTTGTGCCCGGAGTTCGGTTCCAGCCTGATTCTGCCGCGTTTGCTCGGGCAGGCCAAAGCGTCGGAGTTGTTACTGCTCGGTGAAGGTTTTACCGGTGAGCAAGCGGCGCAATGGGGGATCGCGACCGAGGCGCTGGGTAGTGGAGAAGCCGCGTTGGCCAGGGCGCGGGAGATGGCACTGCGGTTTGATGAGCTGCCGGCCGAAGCGGTGCGGATCAGCAAGCAACTGATGCGCGCGCCGGATCGCGAGTTGATTCGCAAGGTGATCGAGGAGGAGGGCGCGCTGTTCACTCAGCGGCTGCGCTCGCCGGAAGCGTTGGCGGCGTTGACCGGGTTCATCAAGCGCCATTAA
- a CDS encoding iron-sulfur-binding ferredoxin reductase, giving the protein MPELRVGERQWSVAAGSNLLDALNRNGVAVPYSCRAGSCHACLVQCVQGLPADSRPDALSAEQRDQGWRLACQCQVIEDLQVHAFDPVTDGRPATVEALDWLGDSVLRLRLTPQRPLRYSAGQHLVLWAGHIARPYSLASLPEEDRFLEFHLDCRQPGEFSDAARRLQIGDPIRLGELRGGALHYDPDWHDRPLWLLAAGTGLGPLFGVLREALRHDHRGAIRVIHLAHDADGHYLAKPLEALAAQRENLSVEGWTAAELPGALAQLRLVSRQTLALVCGSTASVDAFAKRLFLAGLPRNQLLADVFLSRG; this is encoded by the coding sequence ATGCCTGAACTGCGGGTCGGTGAACGACAGTGGTCGGTGGCGGCGGGCAGCAACCTGCTCGATGCCCTCAACCGGAACGGTGTGGCGGTGCCTTACAGCTGCCGCGCCGGCAGTTGCCATGCGTGTCTGGTGCAATGCGTGCAGGGCTTGCCTGCTGACAGTCGTCCCGATGCCTTGAGCGCCGAACAGCGTGATCAGGGCTGGCGGCTGGCCTGTCAGTGTCAGGTGATCGAAGACTTGCAGGTACACGCCTTCGATCCCGTCACCGATGGTCGCCCGGCCACGGTCGAAGCGCTGGACTGGCTCGGCGACAGCGTGTTGCGACTGCGCCTGACACCTCAGCGGCCGTTGCGCTACAGCGCCGGTCAGCATCTGGTGCTGTGGGCCGGCCACATTGCGCGGCCGTATTCGCTGGCGAGCCTGCCGGAAGAAGACCGCTTTCTTGAATTCCACCTCGATTGCCGCCAGCCCGGCGAATTCAGCGATGCTGCACGCCGCTTGCAGATCGGCGACCCGATCCGCCTCGGCGAACTGCGCGGCGGCGCGCTGCATTACGACCCGGACTGGCACGACCGGCCGCTGTGGCTGCTCGCCGCCGGCACCGGGCTCGGCCCGTTGTTCGGCGTGTTGCGCGAAGCCTTGCGTCACGATCATCGGGGCGCCATCCGCGTCATTCACCTGGCCCATGATGCCGACGGGCATTACCTGGCCAAACCCCTTGAAGCACTGGCCGCGCAACGGGAAAACCTCAGCGTCGAAGGGTGGACGGCGGCCGAGTTGCCGGGCGCTTTGGCGCAACTGCGCCTTGTCTCCCGACAAACCCTGGCCTTAGTCTGCGGCTCGACGGCCAGCGTCGACGCGTTTGCCAAGCGTCTGTTCCTGGCCGGACTGCCGCGCAATCAACTGCTGGCCGATGTCTTCCTGAGCCGTGGTTGA
- a CDS encoding GGDEF domain-containing protein has protein sequence MTHNAIQRLLLKRFALAAATYGLALLLLWLAYFTGHYNDSLAGVAVGSALVVICQATLFAVFFSGCNLRFSDPSLTEAQVLLGLGWQTWLIAHLDEARGEFLVFYVLILLFGLFHLSRRAFVRCAMLVFFSFCAITLWDGYHFQLPDPALAALQVCILLIVLVWLVIYASFVQTSRQRMRQRRFALQAHQDTLRGMMRQLEDLVATDELTGLFNRRHFLRLATRELNAMEADVVHGLALIDLDHFKRINDIHGHAAGDQVLQAFAGVAGACLRDGDVLARYGGEEFVVLLPDCNAERLTACCERLRIAFTDVELVGLNVKNLSLSAGMTLLELGDDLDDALQRADQALYRAKRDGRNRCAAAWENVDA, from the coding sequence TTGACCCATAACGCCATTCAACGTCTTTTGCTCAAACGCTTCGCCCTCGCTGCAGCCACCTATGGATTGGCTTTGCTGCTGCTGTGGCTGGCGTATTTCACCGGACACTACAACGACTCGCTGGCGGGCGTCGCCGTCGGCAGCGCGCTGGTGGTGATCTGCCAGGCGACCCTGTTCGCCGTGTTCTTTTCCGGCTGCAACCTGCGCTTCTCCGACCCGAGCCTGACCGAAGCCCAGGTGCTGCTCGGCCTTGGCTGGCAGACGTGGCTGATCGCCCATCTGGACGAAGCCCGGGGCGAGTTCCTGGTCTTTTATGTGCTGATCCTGCTGTTCGGTCTGTTCCACCTTTCGCGCCGGGCGTTTGTGCGCTGCGCGATGCTGGTGTTCTTCAGCTTCTGCGCCATCACCCTGTGGGACGGCTATCACTTCCAGTTACCCGACCCGGCGCTGGCCGCGTTGCAGGTGTGCATCCTGCTGATCGTGCTGGTGTGGCTGGTGATTTACGCCAGCTTCGTCCAGACCTCACGGCAACGCATGCGCCAGCGCCGCTTTGCCTTGCAGGCGCATCAGGACACCCTGCGCGGGATGATGCGCCAGCTCGAAGACCTGGTGGCCACCGACGAATTGACCGGGCTGTTCAACCGCCGGCACTTCCTGCGCCTGGCCACCCGCGAGCTGAATGCGATGGAGGCCGACGTGGTGCACGGTCTGGCGCTGATCGACCTCGACCACTTCAAACGCATCAACGATATTCACGGCCACGCCGCCGGCGATCAGGTGTTGCAAGCCTTCGCCGGGGTGGCCGGGGCCTGTCTGCGCGACGGCGACGTGCTGGCGCGTTATGGTGGTGAAGAATTCGTGGTGCTGCTGCCCGATTGCAACGCCGAGCGCCTGACCGCTTGCTGCGAACGGCTGCGCATCGCTTTCACCGACGTCGAACTGGTGGGCCTGAATGTGAAAAACCTGAGTCTGTCCGCCGGCATGACCCTGCTGGAACTGGGCGATGATCTGGACGACGCCTTGCAGCGTGCCGATCAGGCGCTGTACCGGGCAAAGCGCGACGGGCGCAACCGTTGCGCGGCAGCGTGGGAGAACGTCGATGCCTGA
- a CDS encoding fumarate hydratase, translated as MTVIKQDDLIQSVADALQFISYYHPVDFIQAMHEAYLREESPAARDSMAQILINSRMCATGHRPICQDTGIVTVFVRVGMDVRWDGATMSLDDMINEGVRRAYNLPENVLRASILADPAGARKNTKDNTPAVIHYSIVPGNTVEVDVAAKGGGSENKSKMAMLNPSDSIVDWVLKTVPTMGAGWCPPGMLGIGIGGTAEKAAVMAKEVLMESIDIHELKARGPQNRIEEMRLELFEKVNQLGIGAQGLGGLTTVLDVKIMDYPTHAASLPVCMIPNCAATRHAHFVLDGSGPASLEAPPLDAYPEIVWEAGPSARRVNLDTLTPEDVQSWKPGETVLLNGKMLTGRDAAHKRMVEMLNKGETLPVDLKGRFIYYVGPVDPVGDEVVGPAGPTTATRMDKFTRQILEQTGLLGMIGKSERGPTAIDAIKDNKAVYLMAVGGAAYLVAQAIKKSKVLAFAELGMEAIYEFEVKDMPVTVAVDSKGESVHITGPAIWQQKISESLAVEVQ; from the coding sequence ATGACCGTGATCAAGCAAGACGACCTGATTCAGAGCGTTGCCGACGCCCTGCAATTCATTTCCTACTACCACCCCGTGGACTTCATCCAGGCGATGCACGAAGCCTACCTGCGCGAAGAATCGCCAGCGGCCCGTGACTCGATGGCGCAGATCCTGATCAACTCGCGCATGTGCGCCACCGGCCACCGGCCGATCTGCCAGGACACCGGCATCGTGACCGTGTTCGTGCGTGTGGGCATGGACGTGCGTTGGGATGGCGCGACCATGAGCCTGGACGACATGATCAACGAAGGCGTGCGCCGCGCCTACAACCTGCCGGAAAACGTCCTGCGTGCTTCGATCCTGGCCGACCCGGCCGGTGCACGCAAGAACACCAAGGACAACACCCCGGCGGTCATCCACTACTCCATCGTCCCGGGCAACACCGTGGAAGTGGACGTGGCGGCCAAGGGCGGCGGTTCCGAGAACAAGTCGAAAATGGCCATGCTCAACCCGTCCGACTCGATCGTCGACTGGGTTCTGAAGACCGTTCCGACCATGGGCGCCGGCTGGTGCCCACCGGGCATGCTGGGCATCGGCATCGGCGGCACCGCCGAGAAAGCCGCTGTGATGGCGAAAGAAGTGTTGATGGAATCCATCGACATTCACGAGCTCAAGGCCCGTGGCCCACAGAACCGCATCGAAGAAATGCGTCTGGAGCTGTTCGAGAAGGTCAACCAGCTGGGCATCGGCGCCCAGGGCCTCGGTGGCCTGACCACCGTGCTCGACGTGAAAATCATGGACTACCCGACTCACGCCGCCTCCTTGCCGGTGTGCATGATCCCGAACTGCGCCGCCACCCGTCACGCGCACTTCGTGCTCGACGGTTCCGGCCCGGCCTCGCTGGAAGCGCCACCGCTGGACGCCTACCCGGAAATCGTCTGGGAAGCCGGCCCGTCGGCCCGTCGCGTCAACCTCGACACCCTGACCCCGGAAGACGTGCAGAGCTGGAAGCCGGGCGAAACCGTCCTGCTCAACGGCAAGATGCTCACCGGTCGCGACGCGGCGCACAAGCGCATGGTCGAGATGCTGAACAAGGGCGAAACCCTGCCGGTAGACCTCAAAGGTCGCTTCATCTACTACGTCGGCCCGGTTGATCCGGTCGGTGACGAAGTGGTTGGCCCGGCTGGCCCGACCACCGCTACGCGGATGGACAAGTTCACCCGTCAGATCCTCGAACAGACCGGCCTGTTGGGCATGATCGGCAAGTCCGAGCGCGGCCCGACCGCCATCGACGCGATCAAGGACAACAAGGCTGTGTACCTGATGGCCGTTGGCGGTGCCGCTTACCTGGTGGCGCAAGCGATCAAGAAGTCCAAGGTCCTGGCGTTCGCCGAGCTGGGCATGGAAGCGATCTACGAGTTCGAGGTCAAAGACATGCCGGTCACCGTCGCGGTGGACAGCAAAGGTGAATCGGTCCACATCACCGGTCCTGCGATCTGGCAACAGAAGATCAGCGAAAGCCTGGCAGTTGAAGTGCAGTAA